Proteins co-encoded in one Metabacillus sp. KUDC1714 genomic window:
- the ligA gene encoding NAD-dependent DNA ligase LigA yields the protein MDKQSANKLARELHELINTYNYEYNVLDKPSVPDSEYDRLMQELLKLEEAFPELKTSDSPTQRVGGTVLAAFQKVVHKTPMLSLGNAFNEADLRDFDRRVKQSVGDDVQYVVELKIDGLAVSLRYENGLFVQGATRGDGTTGEDITENLKTIRSIPLRLKKELSFEVRGEAFMPKKSFEKLNELRLQLEEEPFANPRNAAAGSIRQLDPKIAAKRNLDIFVYSIADLGGTGVEKHSEALDLLEEVGFKTNQERRKCETIEEVLTIIEDLQEKRANLSYDIDGIVIKVDSLAQQEELGFTAKSPRWAIAYKFPAEEVMTKLVDIELSVGRTGVITPTALLEPVRVAGTTVQRASLHNEDLIREKDIKIGDTVVVKKAGDIIPEVVNVLIDLRTGEEQTFSMPTHCPACESELVRIEGEVALRCINPQCPAQIKEGLIHFVSRNAMNIDGLGERVVAQLFQEGLIKDVADLYRLTRDQLLELERMGEKSTDNLLNAIVQSKENSLERLLFGLGIRHVGAKAAKTLAQEFETIEILQQATKDELIAINEIGDKMADAVVTYFDNPDVQYLVNELKSLGVNTTYKGPKLIRVEDSDSYLAGKTVVLTGKLEQLSRNEAKEGIEALGGKVTGSVSKSTDLVVAGESAGSKLKKAQELNIEIWDEARLFDELNK from the coding sequence ATGGATAAACAATCAGCAAATAAACTAGCTCGCGAGCTCCATGAGCTAATTAACACTTATAATTATGAATACAATGTTTTAGATAAACCAAGCGTGCCTGATTCTGAATATGACCGCCTTATGCAGGAACTATTAAAGCTTGAAGAAGCATTTCCTGAATTGAAAACCTCAGATTCCCCGACACAAAGAGTCGGGGGTACTGTGTTAGCTGCTTTTCAAAAGGTTGTTCACAAAACACCAATGCTAAGCTTAGGTAACGCTTTTAATGAGGCTGATTTACGTGATTTTGACCGTCGAGTAAAACAGTCTGTAGGTGACGATGTTCAATATGTTGTTGAATTGAAAATTGATGGTTTAGCGGTTTCTCTAAGATATGAAAATGGACTGTTTGTACAAGGTGCTACGCGAGGAGACGGTACAACAGGTGAGGATATTACGGAAAACCTCAAAACGATACGCTCCATTCCACTTAGATTGAAGAAGGAATTGTCCTTTGAAGTACGTGGTGAGGCATTTATGCCGAAAAAGTCCTTTGAGAAGTTGAATGAATTACGATTACAACTTGAAGAAGAGCCATTCGCAAACCCACGTAATGCTGCAGCTGGTTCCATTAGACAGCTAGACCCTAAAATAGCTGCAAAGCGTAATTTAGATATCTTTGTATACAGTATTGCAGATTTAGGTGGAACAGGTGTTGAAAAACATAGTGAAGCACTAGATCTACTAGAAGAAGTAGGATTTAAAACAAATCAAGAACGAAGAAAATGTGAAACGATTGAAGAAGTCCTCACCATCATAGAAGATCTTCAAGAAAAAAGAGCAAATTTATCTTACGATATTGATGGTATCGTTATTAAGGTGGATTCTCTCGCTCAACAGGAAGAGCTTGGGTTTACTGCTAAGAGTCCACGTTGGGCCATTGCTTACAAATTTCCAGCAGAAGAAGTTATGACAAAGCTAGTGGATATTGAATTAAGTGTAGGTCGGACTGGTGTCATTACTCCAACAGCTTTATTAGAGCCAGTTCGGGTTGCGGGGACAACTGTTCAACGTGCCTCACTTCATAATGAAGATTTAATTAGAGAAAAGGATATTAAAATTGGTGATACGGTTGTTGTCAAAAAAGCAGGTGATATCATACCTGAGGTTGTCAATGTGCTAATAGATCTGCGCACTGGTGAAGAACAAACCTTTTCGATGCCTACACATTGCCCTGCTTGTGAAAGTGAGCTAGTTCGTATTGAAGGTGAGGTTGCCCTTCGTTGTATTAATCCACAATGTCCGGCTCAAATTAAAGAAGGTCTTATTCATTTTGTATCAAGGAATGCAATGAACATTGATGGTCTTGGTGAAAGAGTTGTAGCACAATTGTTTCAAGAAGGATTAATTAAGGATGTTGCAGATTTATACAGATTAACGAGAGATCAGCTTCTCGAGCTTGAGAGAATGGGAGAAAAATCTACCGATAATTTATTAAATGCAATTGTACAATCAAAAGAAAACTCACTTGAAAGACTATTGTTTGGTTTAGGGATTCGCCATGTTGGTGCTAAAGCCGCAAAAACATTAGCTCAAGAATTTGAAACAATTGAAATTCTTCAGCAAGCCACAAAGGATGAGCTTATTGCGATAAATGAAATAGGAGACAAAATGGCTGATGCAGTTGTCACTTATTTTGATAACCCAGATGTGCAGTATTTAGTAAATGAGCTTAAATCTTTAGGTGTAAATACGACATACAAGGGACCAAAGCTGATTAGGGTTGAAGACAGTGATTCATACCTAGCTGGAAAGACTGTTGTATTAACAGGGAAGCTTGAACAGCTATCAAGAAATGAAGCAAAAGAAGGTATTGAAGCACTTGGTGGTAAAGTAACCGGTAGCGTAAGTAAAAGTACAGATCTTGTGGTAGCTGGTGAATCAGCAGGAAGCAAGTTAAAGAAAGCCCAAGAATTAAATATAGAAATATGGGACGAAGCTCGGCTCTTTGATGAACTAAATAAATAA
- the gatA gene encoding Asp-tRNA(Asn)/Glu-tRNA(Gln) amidotransferase subunit GatA, with amino-acid sequence MALFDHKISELKELLHKKEIKVSELVDESYNRIQEVDDKVGAFLTLNEENARTYAKELDEALGSRDEFGLLVGMPIGIKDNIVTKGLRTTCASKILENFDPIYDATVVKHLQNAEAVTIGKLNMDEFAMGSSTENSGYKPTRNPWNLETVPGGSSGGSAAAVAAGEVPFSLGSDTGGSIRQPAAFCGVVGLKPTYGRVSRFGLVAFASSLDQIGPITRNVEDNAFLLQAISGVDEMDSTSADVEVPDFLSSLTGDVKGLKIAVPKEYLGEGVKEEVKQSVLDALKVLEGQGATWEEVSLPHSKYALATYYLLSSSEASANLSRFDGVRYGHRSDNAESLIELYKQSRAEGFGDEVKRRIMLGTFALSSGYYDAYYKKAQKVRTLIKKDFEDVFEKYDVIIGPTTPTPAFKIGENVKDPLTMYANDILTIPVNLAGVPGISVPCGLSNGLPLGLQIIGKHFDESTIYRVAHAFEQATDHHKAKPEL; translated from the coding sequence ATGGCGCTTTTTGATCATAAAATATCAGAATTAAAAGAACTTTTACATAAAAAAGAAATCAAAGTTTCTGAACTAGTTGATGAATCTTATAATCGTATTCAAGAGGTAGACGACAAAGTTGGCGCGTTTTTAACTTTAAATGAGGAAAACGCACGTACATATGCGAAGGAATTAGATGAAGCATTAGGTAGTCGTGACGAGTTTGGCTTATTAGTTGGTATGCCAATTGGAATAAAAGATAATATTGTTACAAAGGGTTTGCGGACTACATGTGCAAGTAAAATTCTAGAAAACTTTGATCCTATTTATGATGCTACCGTTGTTAAACATCTTCAAAATGCTGAAGCTGTTACAATCGGTAAATTAAATATGGATGAGTTTGCGATGGGTTCTTCTACAGAAAACTCAGGCTACAAACCAACGAGAAATCCTTGGAATCTTGAAACAGTACCAGGTGGTTCAAGTGGTGGATCAGCAGCAGCGGTTGCAGCAGGTGAAGTTCCTTTTTCATTAGGCTCTGATACAGGTGGGTCGATTCGTCAGCCAGCAGCTTTTTGTGGAGTTGTTGGGTTAAAGCCTACATATGGTCGTGTTTCACGCTTTGGATTGGTAGCATTTGCATCTTCTTTAGATCAAATTGGACCAATTACACGAAATGTTGAAGATAATGCATTCCTTTTACAAGCAATTTCTGGTGTTGATGAAATGGACTCTACATCGGCAGATGTTGAAGTGCCAGACTTTCTTTCATCATTAACTGGTGATGTAAAGGGATTGAAAATTGCCGTGCCAAAAGAGTATCTTGGTGAAGGTGTTAAGGAAGAAGTAAAGCAATCTGTTCTAGATGCACTTAAAGTGTTAGAAGGACAAGGAGCAACATGGGAAGAGGTATCATTACCACACTCTAAATATGCTCTTGCTACTTACTATTTATTATCTTCATCAGAAGCATCTGCAAATCTTTCTCGCTTTGATGGTGTGCGCTACGGTCACCGTTCTGATAATGCAGAAAGCTTAATTGAGTTGTACAAGCAAAGTCGTGCAGAAGGATTTGGTGATGAAGTAAAACGCCGGATTATGCTTGGCACATTTGCGTTAAGCTCTGGTTACTATGACGCATACTACAAAAAGGCTCAAAAGGTTCGAACATTAATTAAAAAAGATTTTGAAGATGTTTTTGAAAAATACGATGTTATTATAGGGCCAACAACACCGACACCAGCATTTAAAATTGGTGAAAATGTAAAAGATCCGTTAACAATGTATGCAAATGACATTTTAACGATCCCAGTGAACCTAGCAGGTGTACCTGGTATTTCAGTTCCTTGTGGTTTATCCAATGGTTTACCACTTGGGTTACAAATTATTGGTAAGCATTTCGACGAGAGTACAATTTACCGAGTTGCCCATGCGTTTGAGCAAGCAACAGATCATCATAAAGCAAAACCTGAACTGTAA
- the gatC gene encoding Asp-tRNA(Asn)/Glu-tRNA(Gln) amidotransferase subunit GatC: MSRISTDQVKHVANLARLSINEEDAELFASQLDAIITFAEQLNEVDTENVKPTSHVLDMKNIMREDIPKKGLDNEEVVKNAPDHADGYIRVPSILE; encoded by the coding sequence ATGTCAAGAATTTCAACTGATCAAGTTAAACACGTAGCTAATTTAGCACGCTTATCAATTAATGAAGAGGATGCGGAGCTTTTTGCTAGTCAGTTAGATGCAATCATCACGTTTGCTGAGCAACTAAATGAAGTAGATACTGAAAATGTTAAACCAACGTCACATGTATTAGATATGAAAAATATTATGCGCGAGGATATTCCGAAAAAGGGATTAGATAACGAAGAGGTTGTTAAAAATGCTCCAGATCATGCTGATGGGTATATTCGTGTACCATCAATTCTAGAATAA
- the pcrA gene encoding DNA helicase PcrA yields MQFLSNQLLSGLNDMQQEAVKTTDGPLLIMAGAGSGKTRVLTHRIAYLMTEKQIAPWNILAITFTNKAAREMKERIQRILGPGADEIWISTFHSMCVRILRRDSDRMGINRNFSILDTTDQLSVIKTVLKEKNLDPKKYEPRSLLGSISSAKNELITPEEYDKSANSHYEQMVSDVYREYQKKLRKNQSLDFDDLIMTTIQLFQRVPEVLESYQRKFQYIHVDEYQDTNRAQYMLVKLLASRFKNLCVVGDSDQSIYRWRGADIANILSFEKDYPQANVILLEQNYRSTKLILEAANEVIKRNSNRKPKKLWTENQQGAKITYYRADSEAAEGQFVAGRIKQLVDSGQRKLSEIAILYRTNAQSRIIEEVLLKSNLNYTIVGGIKFYDRKEIKDLLAYLRLIANPDDDISLARIINVPKRGVGSTSVDKIANYAIDNDLSLFQALDEIEQIGVSARVINALVEFRELIRNLGNMQDYLSVTELAEEIIEKSGYREMLKLEKTIEAQSRLENIDEFLSVTQTFEKQNEDKSLVAFLTDLALVSDIDKLEEDEQEQSDALVLMTLHSAKGLEFPVVFLIGLEEGVFPHSRSLMEEDEMEEERRLAYVGITRAEKDLFITNAQMRTLFGRTSMNPESRFISEIPSELIENLNEVKKSTSPSTLTSAFNSGRRLEKRPPVAKPIAASTGGDGISWAVGDKAEHKKWGIGTVVSVKGTGEGKELDIAFPSPVGIKRLLAKFAPINRV; encoded by the coding sequence TTGCAATTCTTATCAAATCAATTACTTTCAGGTTTGAATGACATGCAACAAGAGGCAGTAAAAACAACGGATGGTCCGTTATTAATCATGGCGGGTGCGGGTAGTGGTAAAACCCGTGTGTTAACCCATCGGATTGCATATTTAATGACTGAAAAACAAATTGCTCCATGGAATATTTTGGCGATTACATTTACAAATAAAGCAGCACGTGAAATGAAAGAGAGAATTCAACGGATTTTAGGACCTGGTGCTGATGAAATTTGGATTTCAACCTTTCACTCTATGTGCGTTCGAATTTTGCGTAGAGATAGTGACAGAATGGGAATTAATCGTAACTTTTCTATTCTTGATACGACAGATCAATTGTCGGTTATTAAAACGGTGCTTAAAGAAAAGAACCTTGATCCTAAAAAATATGAGCCAAGAAGCTTATTAGGTTCAATCAGCAGTGCGAAAAATGAACTGATAACACCAGAGGAATATGATAAATCAGCTAACAGTCACTATGAACAAATGGTTAGTGATGTATACAGGGAATACCAGAAGAAACTACGCAAAAATCAATCTCTTGATTTTGATGATTTGATTATGACAACCATTCAATTGTTTCAACGTGTACCTGAAGTGCTTGAATCTTATCAACGTAAATTTCAATATATTCATGTTGATGAGTACCAGGATACGAACAGAGCTCAATATATGTTAGTAAAGCTTTTGGCCTCACGGTTTAAAAACCTTTGTGTTGTAGGTGATTCAGATCAATCAATTTATCGCTGGCGTGGTGCAGATATTGCGAATATCCTTTCCTTTGAAAAGGATTATCCTCAAGCGAATGTAATTTTGCTAGAACAAAACTACCGTTCAACGAAGTTAATTTTAGAGGCTGCAAATGAGGTTATTAAAAGGAATTCAAATCGTAAGCCGAAGAAGCTTTGGACTGAAAATCAACAAGGGGCAAAGATTACGTACTATCGTGCAGATAGTGAAGCAGCAGAAGGGCAATTTGTTGCAGGGAGAATCAAACAGCTGGTAGATTCAGGACAAAGAAAGCTTTCAGAAATTGCAATTCTTTATAGAACAAATGCACAATCAAGGATTATTGAGGAAGTATTACTTAAATCAAATCTAAATTACACAATCGTCGGAGGCATTAAGTTCTATGATCGTAAAGAGATTAAGGACTTACTCGCTTACTTACGATTAATTGCAAACCCAGATGATGATATTAGCTTAGCTCGTATCATCAATGTACCAAAACGTGGTGTTGGTTCGACATCTGTTGATAAAATAGCTAATTATGCAATAGACAATGATTTATCTTTATTTCAAGCATTAGATGAAATTGAACAAATAGGTGTTAGTGCAAGAGTTATAAACGCTTTAGTTGAATTTCGTGAATTGATTCGAAACCTTGGTAATATGCAGGATTATTTATCTGTTACGGAGCTCGCCGAAGAGATCATTGAGAAATCTGGTTATCGAGAAATGCTTAAACTAGAAAAAACAATTGAAGCACAAAGTCGTTTAGAGAATATCGATGAGTTTTTATCGGTCACTCAAACCTTTGAAAAGCAAAACGAAGATAAAAGTCTTGTGGCCTTTTTAACAGATTTAGCACTTGTATCTGACATTGATAAACTTGAAGAAGATGAGCAGGAACAAAGTGATGCACTTGTGTTAATGACCCTTCACTCAGCAAAGGGATTAGAGTTTCCTGTTGTGTTCTTAATTGGACTTGAGGAAGGGGTTTTCCCTCATAGCCGTTCATTAATGGAAGAGGATGAGATGGAGGAAGAACGTCGTCTTGCTTACGTAGGGATTACTCGGGCTGAAAAAGACCTGTTCATTACAAATGCACAAATGCGTACGTTGTTTGGGCGGACAAGTATGAATCCTGAGTCACGATTTATTTCTGAAATTCCAAGTGAGTTGATTGAGAATCTAAATGAAGTAAAGAAATCTACTTCTCCTTCTACCCTTACCTCTGCTTTTAATTCAGGTCGTCGTCTTGAAAAGCGCCCACCAGTTGCAAAACCTATTGCCGCTTCAACTGGCGGGGACGGAATTTCTTGGGCTGTTGGAGATAAAGCTGAACATAAAAAGTGGGGAATTGGTACTGTCGTAAGTGTAAAAGGTACAGGGGAAGGAAAGGAATTAGATATTGCGTTCCCAAGTCCTGTTGGAATAAAGCGTCTGCTTGCAAAATTTGCACCAATTAATCGTGTTTAA
- the pruA gene encoding L-glutamate gamma-semialdehyde dehydrogenase, with protein sequence MVVPYKHEPFTDFLVEENKHAFEAGLKVVHSYLNHDYDLVIGGERVATKDKIISINPANKEEIIGSVSKATREHAEKAMQIADETFKSWRKSKPEMRADILFRAAAIVRRRKHEFSALLVKEAGKPWNEADADTAEAIDFMEYYGRQMLSLKDGIPVESRQIEYNRFNYIPLGVGIVISPWNFAFAIMAGMTSAAFVSGNTVLLKPASTTPVVAAKFIEVLEEAGLPPGVVNYVPGSGAEVGDYLVDHHRTRFISFTGSREVGVRIYERAAKVHEGQIWLKRVIAEMGGKDTIVVDSSADLELAAQSIVASAFGFSGQKCSACSRAVILEDVYDRVLTRVVEITKNLTVGNTKESTIYMGPVIDQAAYEKILSYIEIGKVEGRLVAGGNGDNSQGFFIEPTIFADVSENARIMKEEIFGPVVAFCKARDFDHAIDIANNTEFGLTGAVLTNNRSHIEKAREDFHVGNLYFNRGCTGAIVGYQPFGGFNMSGTDSKAGGPDYLLLHMQAKTTSEML encoded by the coding sequence ATGGTAGTACCTTATAAGCACGAACCATTTACAGACTTTTTAGTAGAAGAGAATAAACATGCGTTTGAAGCAGGTCTTAAAGTTGTTCACTCCTATTTAAATCACGATTATGACTTGGTTATCGGTGGAGAGCGTGTGGCAACAAAGGATAAAATCATCTCTATAAACCCTGCAAATAAGGAAGAAATTATTGGTTCCGTATCTAAGGCAACTAGGGAGCATGCGGAAAAAGCGATGCAGATTGCAGATGAAACGTTCAAATCTTGGCGAAAGTCTAAGCCGGAAATGAGAGCAGATATTTTGTTTCGGGCCGCTGCTATTGTTCGGAGACGTAAACATGAGTTTTCGGCACTTCTTGTAAAAGAAGCAGGGAAGCCTTGGAATGAGGCAGACGCTGATACTGCTGAGGCAATTGACTTTATGGAGTATTACGGTCGACAAATGTTGAGCTTAAAGGATGGGATTCCTGTTGAGAGTCGACAAATTGAATATAACCGTTTTAACTACATACCGCTTGGAGTAGGTATCGTTATTTCTCCATGGAATTTCGCATTTGCGATTATGGCTGGGATGACTTCAGCTGCATTCGTTTCTGGGAATACAGTTTTATTAAAGCCAGCTAGTACAACACCGGTTGTTGCAGCAAAATTTATTGAAGTATTAGAGGAAGCAGGATTACCGCCAGGTGTCGTTAATTATGTACCGGGAAGCGGTGCTGAGGTAGGAGATTATTTAGTTGATCACCATCGAACCAGGTTTATTAGTTTTACTGGCTCGCGTGAGGTTGGTGTAAGGATATATGAGCGGGCTGCAAAGGTTCATGAAGGGCAAATTTGGTTAAAGCGTGTTATAGCAGAGATGGGTGGAAAAGACACGATTGTTGTTGATTCATCTGCTGATTTAGAATTAGCAGCACAATCAATTGTCGCATCTGCTTTTGGATTTTCAGGTCAAAAATGTTCTGCATGCTCTCGCGCTGTTATTCTTGAAGACGTATATGATCGAGTGTTAACTCGAGTTGTGGAAATCACAAAGAATCTAACAGTTGGTAATACAAAGGAATCAACGATTTATATGGGTCCTGTCATTGATCAGGCTGCCTATGAAAAAATACTAAGCTATATTGAAATCGGTAAAGTGGAAGGGAGATTAGTCGCTGGAGGGAATGGTGATAACTCACAAGGCTTCTTCATCGAGCCGACCATTTTTGCAGATGTTAGTGAAAATGCCAGAATTATGAAAGAAGAAATTTTTGGCCCAGTCGTTGCCTTTTGTAAGGCGAGAGATTTTGATCATGCAATTGATATTGCCAACAATACAGAATTTGGACTCACAGGTGCTGTTTTAACAAATAATCGTTCACATATAGAAAAGGCTCGAGAAGACTTTCATGTAGGAAATCTCTATTTTAACCGTGGCTGTACAGGAGCTATTGTAGGTTATCAACCATTTGGTGGTTTTAATATGTCTGGGACTGATTCAAAAGCAGGGGGACCTGATTATCTACTGCTGCATATGCAGGCAAAAACAACGTCTGAAATGCTATAA
- the putP gene encoding sodium/proline symporter PutP, whose translation MEINLPTLTAIIIYLIGMLVIGIIAAKMTSNLSDYVLGGRRLSAGVAALSAGSSDMSGWLMLGLPGAMYLGGMGEAWLAIGLAVGAYLNWQFIAKPFRVYTEVANDSITVPDFFENRFRDGSKILRVVSAIVILVFFTFYTSSSLVGGAVLLESSFGMDYTLALWVGAAVILSYTFFGGFLAASWTDFIQGILMLLALIIIPITVIYELGGWGETIQKVGNIDPSYLDITTGATFIGVVSLLAWGLGYFGQPHIIVRFMGIKSTKEIPKARLIGMTWMIISLFGAIFIGFSGIAYFAETPLENSETVFIMFSQVLFNPWVAGFLLAAILSAIMSTVDSQLLVSSSALTQDFYKAIFRKEATQKEEMLVGRIAVLVIAVIAILLGYDRDSKVLELVSYAWAGFGAAFGPVIILSLFWKRMTRNGALAGIIVGAVTVIIWSNLTGGIFDLYELAPGFIFAWIAIMIVSLIGKAPSEEVQNEFDMFKEELKKS comes from the coding sequence ATGGAAATTAATTTGCCAACATTAACAGCAATTATCATTTATTTAATAGGAATGTTAGTAATCGGGATAATTGCAGCAAAAATGACAAGTAATTTATCTGATTATGTATTAGGTGGAAGACGTCTAAGTGCAGGAGTTGCTGCTTTAAGTGCGGGTTCATCCGATATGAGTGGATGGCTAATGCTAGGTTTACCAGGTGCTATGTATCTTGGTGGAATGGGAGAAGCATGGCTAGCAATTGGTTTAGCAGTTGGTGCATACTTGAATTGGCAATTTATCGCTAAACCCTTTAGGGTATATACTGAAGTTGCAAATGATTCTATAACTGTACCAGACTTTTTTGAAAATCGCTTTCGTGACGGTTCAAAGATTCTTCGAGTAGTTTCTGCTATTGTTATTCTTGTATTCTTTACATTCTACACATCGTCAAGTCTTGTAGGTGGTGCGGTTCTTTTAGAAAGTTCATTTGGAATGGATTACACGTTAGCTTTATGGGTTGGAGCAGCCGTTATTCTTTCATATACGTTTTTTGGAGGGTTTTTAGCTGCAAGCTGGACTGACTTTATTCAAGGGATTTTAATGTTATTAGCCCTAATTATTATACCAATTACTGTTATATATGAACTTGGTGGTTGGGGTGAAACAATACAAAAGGTCGGAAATATTGATCCATCTTATCTAGATATAACAACAGGTGCAACGTTTATAGGAGTCGTTTCACTACTAGCTTGGGGCCTAGGGTATTTTGGTCAGCCTCATATCATAGTTCGCTTTATGGGAATCAAATCGACAAAAGAAATTCCAAAAGCGCGTTTAATTGGGATGACATGGATGATTATTTCACTATTTGGAGCAATTTTTATCGGCTTTTCGGGAATTGCTTACTTTGCTGAAACTCCTCTTGAGAACTCAGAAACTGTCTTTATCATGTTTTCACAAGTGTTATTTAACCCATGGGTAGCTGGTTTCTTACTTGCAGCCATTCTTTCGGCAATTATGAGTACTGTGGATTCTCAGTTACTAGTTTCTTCAAGTGCTTTAACACAGGATTTTTATAAAGCAATTTTTAGAAAAGAGGCAACACAAAAGGAAGAAATGCTCGTAGGTAGAATTGCAGTACTTGTTATCGCGGTTATTGCTATCCTACTAGGATATGATCGTGATAGTAAAGTTCTGGAACTAGTAAGCTATGCTTGGGCTGGTTTTGGTGCTGCATTTGGTCCAGTAATAATCTTGAGCTTGTTCTGGAAGCGTATGACGAGAAATGGTGCATTGGCAGGAATTATTGTTGGTGCTGTAACAGTAATTATTTGGTCAAATCTTACAGGTGGAATTTTTGATCTGTATGAGCTAGCACCAGGATTCATATTTGCATGGATTGCAATTATGATTGTAAGTTTAATAGGAAAGGCGCCTTCAGAAGAAGTCCAAAATGAGTTTGATATGTTTAAAGAAGAATTGAAAAAATCCTAA
- a CDS encoding CamS family sex pheromone protein codes for MKKKLIMVLTSFFVLTACAPNFGEQEEIVQEIEDESKEQAIIPKYNISDSYYKMILPFKPGEARGLVSEQLNTRLDIDEFETGLMRVAQDTFSPDKYLYQEGQYLTGEVIQGWLNRKLTGEKLKNEQEKAKEAKKEYTEIGLNPALPEEGNLEELHSENPIYLSHILEHNYLIREDDTVELGGVVIGLAMNSVHYFQQEDGYAREKRISTSELLAKGKEYAQQVINRVRNTKGLGNVPIVIAIYEQEKKSSIVPGNFVTKTVVKAGSNSLGKWEGIDEDYYFFPSDEATSDYRDDAQMFNRFKSDVEEFFPNYTGVIGKAFYKNGELNYLDIEIPMQFYGKAEVIAFTQFVTGKVMEYFPDYVTLEVNVMSTTGQEALILKEPNQEEPTVHIYK; via the coding sequence TTGAAAAAGAAACTAATTATGGTGTTAACAAGCTTTTTTGTATTAACAGCTTGTGCACCAAACTTTGGAGAGCAAGAAGAAATCGTGCAGGAAATAGAGGACGAGTCAAAGGAACAGGCGATTATCCCAAAATACAATATTTCAGATTCGTATTACAAGATGATTTTGCCATTTAAACCAGGGGAAGCAAGAGGACTTGTTTCAGAACAATTAAATACCCGCTTAGATATTGATGAATTTGAAACAGGTTTAATGAGGGTTGCCCAAGACACATTTTCTCCTGATAAATATTTATATCAAGAAGGTCAATATTTAACTGGAGAAGTCATTCAAGGTTGGCTAAATCGAAAGCTAACCGGTGAAAAGTTAAAAAATGAACAAGAAAAAGCGAAAGAGGCAAAGAAAGAATATACTGAGATCGGGCTAAATCCAGCATTGCCTGAGGAGGGGAATCTTGAGGAATTACATTCGGAAAATCCGATCTACTTATCCCACATTCTTGAACATAATTATTTAATCCGAGAGGATGATACAGTTGAATTAGGTGGAGTTGTCATTGGTCTAGCGATGAACTCTGTTCATTATTTTCAACAGGAAGACGGGTATGCTCGTGAGAAGCGAATAAGTACAAGTGAGCTTTTAGCAAAAGGGAAAGAATATGCTCAACAAGTGATTAATCGTGTAAGAAACACAAAAGGATTGGGAAATGTTCCAATTGTTATTGCGATATATGAACAAGAAAAAAAATCTTCGATTGTTCCTGGTAATTTCGTAACGAAAACGGTTGTGAAGGCGGGAAGTAATAGTCTTGGTAAGTGGGAAGGAATTGATGAGGATTATTATTTCTTTCCATCAGATGAAGCGACAAGTGATTATCGAGATGATGCACAAATGTTCAATCGTTTTAAATCTGATGTTGAGGAATTTTTCCCTAATTACACAGGTGTAATTGGAAAAGCCTTTTATAAAAACGGAGAATTAAATTATTTAGATATAGAAATTCCGATGCAATTTTACGGAAAAGCGGAAGTGATCGCCTTTACACAGTTTGTAACAGGTAAGGTTATGGAATATTTCCCTGACTATGTAACACTTGAAGTTAATGTTATGTCTACTACAGGACAGGAAGCGCTAATACTGAAAGAGCCAAACCAAGAAGAGCCAACTGTTCATATTTATAAGTAA